The genome window CCAAATTCTACACTTTTTCAAACCAAATCCAATTTCATTAAGCTGAAAGAGCATGAATTGTGCTGTAAATTGAGGGTTCTAATAAAGCCCTACAAAAATAATCACTAATATTACTCCTCAAACGAAAGGACCTCCTCGGAAACATCCAATATCTCCTCAACTTCAACTTCTTTTGCTTCACACTCCTCTTCATCGCTGGCTTCTCCATCCCTGAGTTCCAGCCTCTCCAGTTTTTCTACTTCATGCAAATGCTTCCACTCATTGACCCATTTGTCCCATTCATCCTTCAACATCCTCCGCTTATCACGATCTTGCTCACTCAATAGCATTGAAACATCCTGGTCCTCTACCTTGTACTTCATACTGTACTTCTTTAAGTTCTTAgcaatctcttcttctttctcaggACTCAATACTGACGGTGGTCTTGGGCGCCACAATAACCGTCAAAAACAGTATGAGAACAAGTATACAGCAAATAATTTCACTTGTAATAGAGAAGGCAAATTGAGTTCGTGTATATACAAGACATGGTTAAAAACCATGGAATATTGGTAAGATTACCTGAAAGAAATGATCCTTCAAGATCCTATAAAGTAGCCTGCCATTGAAGGACCAGATGTTGAAACCATTTTCCATCTCATGTACCGAAGTCACTGCAGTTCCAACATACCTAATAGATGCAAAAAGGTCAAATGTTACAACCAAGattacaagaaaaagaaaaaaatctgcTGGATTGCCTTCCAACTAATTCAATGCAGGTATATATCTTAACCATGAAATGAATATAGCAGTTGTGCAGTGCACTTTGATTTGAATATAGCCAAACAATTAAACCACAAAATTACCTTCCAGTAGGATCCCATTCAATATCTGTTGCCATAAAATGCTCAGCTGTTGCCATGGTTTCAAGCTCATCAACATCATAAAACTCCAACTGTCCATTGAAACCCTTTAATCCTGCAAGTATAATGAAGCGACCAGCAGGTGACCAGAAAAGAGTATTTGCCTGCTTCCCTTTCAGAGTAGTGAGCTTTTTGACCTTGTCTGTATTGTTTACAGAGCGCATTGAGTAGAAACTTATATCGGGTCTTGGGTTATCACCATGGATAATTGCAAACCTGTGACCTTTTGGCTCCCATGCGAAGGCAATAATCTTATCATTCTTATTCTCAAGCTCAAAAACCTCAATGGGAATATCCCGTTCTCTTATACGAAAAAGCTCAAAACCTGTGCATGTgctttttttcgtttttgtatATCGATCAACCTTAACAGCAAGATAATCCCCATTGCTTTGCCAGTACATTTTGCATTCACTAACACTGAAAAGATTCTTCTGCCTTAACTCATCCTTACTTGGGATTTGCATAAGACTCACCTGAGAATCATTTGGATGAATTAACATTAATGTAACTTAATTCATACATttgagagaagagaaagcacaacttgtaaataaaaaaatcatatccaTATTAAACAACAATGCTCACCCTAGCAGGATGGTCACCCAGTTCAGGAACAAAGAGAGCAAAAATTGGATCAGTAGGTGACCAACTgaaatccacaacattttcaacCTTCAAGGATTTCTTGTCAATAAGTGAAAAGGTTTCTGTTTCATAGACAGAGATAATGTTTTTCCCAATTCTAGCAAAATATTTGTCCTCTTTATCCCCTGCCCATCTGGGAAAAAAGGTATTAATCCATTAGATTAAGGAATGATATTGAAAATAGTCATATGCAGGAAGAGAAACTCACCTGAAAACAGGCCATGACACCCCTTTAACACCGCCAGTTGCTCCAATACCAAAGTCATCAGCACTTCCCTTGAAGCCTCTCATCACTTTTCCAGTTCTCACATCAAAAATATTTATCAGAACcatctaaaatataaattcacaTTATCAATATTTCCGGGCCCAATGAATTTACAGTTCAGTAATGACTGGCAAAGTAGAAAAACTCACATTTGCACCACAAGGATTACTTGGTTCGTGACTGCTATAGGTTACTAAATATTTCTCGCCAGGGGAAAAATCAATCAGTTTAACCTGCagttaatatcaattaaattatatataaagggGAAAATGTTACACAATgagaaaccaaaaacaaaattcaacctGAGGATGAGCATAACGCATAAGACGATTAAAGGTACTGGCACCTCCCCAAACAGCGGCACCTTGCCTATGAAGTGTCGCCAAGTAAGTCCCCAGTGGGGACCACCGCACAAAACTTTCAGTCCAGAACTGTAAAGGAAAACAAATAGGACCATTCATCAAAGTGATAAAGTATAAATTGgccaatttataaattttcaattaataatgTTCCAGCAGTGAGCAGGTGTTCATTAATTGTTCTAGTATCAAACTATCacaggaaagagagagatatccTCCCAACAATACATAATCAACAGTATTATGTGATAGTATCAGGATATTTAGATTTAGATGTATATATTCTACTCACAGCACGCTCATAAACAGGCTCAGCCTTCAGCTGCATTGCATCATTCCACAAAACCTCCGTATCTGAACCAGCACGAATCACAAACTGATCACGAGCTTTTTCATCAGTCAGCCATTGTTGAAGATTTTCCTGCAATGACGCAAGAGCATATAGATCATAATAGacttttaaagggaaaaaatagataaatagtgCAGATAGAGAGGGAATTTGTTCGCATGAAATTTTCTGATgaatactaatattttattgaaaaagacCTCGGTATACAAGATATATACTAAGAGGACAAATTAGTCAAGAAAAAGAATAACTATTAATGAAAGTAAGCAATGAAGGCAACATCCCAAAACATGGACCCATCCTGCCAACACAAATAATATGCCACAGTAGCCCCCTAATCCTGAGCAATGCTAAACAGAAGGGAAAAGATCCTTTAGAACCCCAACTCTGCACCACCAATCAAGCCAAAAACAAACATTAGCCCCTTTTCCCTCGGTAAACGAAGTAGACCTGGAAAACCAGTGCCAACCCACTCGAATATACTTCCAAAAGCATACTCCATAGCCACCTCCAGCCTCCTTCAAACACCACCAGGCCCAATCAAAACCCTATTTGCATACCACCACCTACCTCCAGAGAGCATTCTTTACTGTAGCAAATTACCATAACCACTTTCACAACAGAGCTTGGTTAAACCACCCCATCTACCTCACTCTAAATCCTCCCTGTCTAATCTGGGTGCACACTGTCTTCCAATTCACAAGTTGATACTTAAATTCGTCCCCCAATCTGACCCAAAGAAAACCCCTCTGCACCTTCTCCATAAACAACTAGCTGGGAGACGATTGTTCACAGGAAATTAGGAACAACATAAACTATCTATTTGGTCAACACTCAACAGTGAACAAATCTAAAAGCATACCTATTACATATTAAAACATGCAAAGAAGGTACCTTGACGCAAATTATAATGAACTTTGATTTATTTTAGATCTAATTTATATGAGACGTAGAAATATGAGCTACAAATAAAATGTTAtatgttttaaa of Quercus lobata isolate SW786 chromosome 8, ValleyOak3.0 Primary Assembly, whole genome shotgun sequence contains these proteins:
- the LOC115957596 gene encoding eukaryotic translation initiation factor 3 subunit B-like — translated: MADVMVMKDIETTASFLGIDFFPLDLNSIHLPPGQDFGIPSDDEEGDKNLNKDLELYSNGFGNIIIVDNLPEVDAKTKKEKLEHVIHRIYSQIGVIKENGLCMPVDPQTQSTLGYCFIEFNTPEEAELAKERTNGYKLDKRHIFAVNMFDDFDIFMKVPDQWAPPEFKPYTPGENLQQWLTDEKARDQFVIRAGSDTEVLWNDAMQLKAEPVYERAFWTESFVRWSPLGTYLATLHRQGAAVWGGASTFNRLMRYAHPQVKLIDFSPGEKYLVTYSSHEPSNPCGANMVLINIFDVRTGKVMRGFKGSADDFGIGATGGVKGVSWPVFRWAGDKEDKYFARIGKNIISVYETETFSLIDKKSLKVENVVDFSWSPTDPIFALFVPELGDHPARVSLMQIPSKDELRQKNLFSVSECKMYWQSNGDYLAVKVDRYTKTKKSTCTGFELFRIRERDIPIEVFELENKNDKIIAFAWEPKGHRFAIIHGDNPRPDISFYSMRSVNNTDKVKKLTTLKGKQANTLFWSPAGRFIILAGLKGFNGQLEFYDVDELETMATAEHFMATDIEWDPTGRYVGTAVTSVHEMENGFNIWSFNGRLLYRILKDHFFQLLWRPRPPSVLSPEKEEEIAKNLKKYSMKYKVEDQDVSMLLSEQDRDKRRMLKDEWDKWVNEWKHLHEVEKLERLELRDGEASDEEECEAKEVEVEEILDVSEEVLSFEE